The following is a genomic window from Streptomyces sp. NBC_01381.
CTCGCTCGAAGATGCCTTGCCCGCGCATACCCTTGTGATACCGAGGGACAGTCAATTCCCCGGCCGTGGCGGCCAGTTGGCCGGTGTGGTCGGGGAGCTGGCCGACGCGGCCGGACGGGTGGCCGCCATCTCCACCGGGGTGTTCCTGCTCTGAGACGGGCGCCCTGCGCGGCCGCAGGGTCACGACCCACTGGAAGTGGTGCGACCTGCTGTCCGAGCGGCACCCGGACGTACAGGTCGACCGGGCGGCGACGGTCGTCAGGGACGGGCGGGTGACCACCGCGGGCGGCGGCACATCGGGCATCGACCTCGCCATGTCCCTGATGTCCGAGGACATCGACCAGGAGCGGGCCGTCCGGGTGTCCACGGAGCTCGTCTCCTACCCCCGACGCCCGGGCGGGCAGCTGCAGTTCGTCCCCTGGGCGCCGCCCACGGTCGAACACCCCGTCCTGCGCGGCACCTTGCAGTGGATCTCGGACAACCTCCGCGCGGACCTCTCGGGACGCAGCCTCGCGGAGCGCGCGGGTGTCTCCCCGCGCCACATCAACCGTCTCTTCGCGTCCCATGCGGGCATGTCCCCCCGGCGCTACGTCGAGTCGGCGCGGGTGGGCGCGGCGCGCCGGATGCTGGAGCGGCCCGAGCAGCCGGGCGGACTCGAGGAGATAGCGAAGGGAGCGGGGTTCAGCACCCTGGAGTCCATGCGCGTCTCGTTCCGCCGAGTGCTCCAAGTCGCCCCGGGGGAGTACCAGGAGAGGTTCGGCGCCTCTCCTCCACCCGAGTGACAACGCGACAGTCGCGCAATTCGCGGGAACTCGAAGGCCGGCTCTTCCGACTACCTCTCCGGGGCCGTGTTTGAGCCCAGAGGCAAGAGGCTCGGGAGAGTTTGATGCGTGTTCGTGTGTGGTGTGGAGCGATGGCCGCCCTGGCCCTGCTCGCTACCGGCTGTGGCGGCGGTGGTTCGGACGACCCCGGCAAGGCCGGAGGCAGCGCGGGGGATCCGGTGCGGGCGACCGACTGCAAGGGCCGGGTGACGACGTTCGACTCCACCCCGACGAAGATCGTGACCAGCAACGCGGCAGCTCTGGAGCTGCTGTTGCGGCTCGGCGTGGGCGACAAGGTGATCGGCACCGGATTCCCGCCCGGCAAGGGCGCGTTCAAGGGCGACCTCGACGCGCAGGCACGTGAGGTACCCGTGCTCAGCAAGGCCGTCATTCCCAAGGAGAAGCTGCTCGGCTCCGGCGCCGATGTGTTCATCGACGCGTTCGGGCCGATGAACATGGGCGGCGCGGGCGGCCTGCCCACCGACGAGGAGTTCAAGGCCGCCGGGATCAAGCACATCTCCCTGAAGTCCACGGCCTGTGCGTCGACGCGCAAGAAGCCCGCGACGGATCTCGACACGGTCAAGGCCGACATCACCACGTTCGGGGCGGTCACCGGCAAGAGCGACCGGGCCGCCGAGCTGGTCGCGTCCATGGAACGCAAGGTCACGTCGGTGCAGAAGGCCGTCGGAAAGGTTCCCGCGAAGGACAGGCCGAGCTACTTCTTCTTCGACTACGACGCCGGCACCAAGCAGCCCATGGCGATCTGCAACAAGCAGATCGGCAACGCCGTGATCACCCTCGCCGGCGCCCGCAACATCTTCGCGGACTGCGCGGGCACGTTCCGGCCTGTCGGCTGGGAAGACGTCGTCGCGAAGAACCCCGACTGGATCCAGCTCGCCGTACGCAACCGGGGCAGCGAGGCCGAGACGCGCAAGGCCTTCGACGACGCGCGGAAGTGGCTGGAGAACAACCCGGCGACGAAGGAACTCAAGGCCGTCAAGGAAGGGAAGTTCCTGCGGATCGGCTCCGAGGAGACCACCATCGCGGGGGTCGGCAACGCCGACACCGTCGAGGAGATCGCCACTGCCCTGTACCCCGGCAAGGTGCGGGCGGCGGAGCAGTAGATGCCCCTCCTCACCCTCAACCGCAAGGCGACCAGGGCCCCGGCGGCGGAGCCCGTCGCGCGCACCCTGCGTCCAGGGGTGCTCGCCGCCCTGCTCGGCGCGGCGCTGCTGCTCGCGCTCACCGGCGCCGTGTCCTGGGGGTCCACGGACATCCCCCCGGACCAGGTGTGGTCGGCGGTGCTGCGCAGGCTGACCGGGCAGCCCGCGCGGCCGGGGACATCGGACCTCATCGTGTGGCAGCTGCGGCTGCCGCGCGCCCTGCTCGCCGCCGCGGTGGGCGCGGGACTCGGCCTGGTGGGCACGGCCGTTCAGGCCCTGGTGCGCAACCCGCTGGCCGACCCGCATCTGCTCGGCATCTCCAACGGAGCCTCGCTCGGAGCCGTCGCCGCCATCGTGCTCGGCGCGGGGGCGGGCGGAACGCTGGGGCTCGGCCTGTCCGGTGCGGCGTTCAGCGGGGCCCTTGCGACGTTCGCCCTTGTGTGGTTGATCGCTCGGCGGGGCGGCAATTTCTCGCCCCTGCGGCTCGTGCTCGCCGGTGTCGGCATCGGCCAGTTCCTCGCCGGGTTCACAAGCTACCTCGTACTCCAGGCCGGAGACGAACAGCAGACGCAGAGCGTGCTGTTCTGGCTCATGGGCAGCCTGAGCGGGGCGAACTGGTCGACGCTCGCGGTCCCCGCCATCGCCGTGCCGGTCGCGCTGCTGCTGCTCCAGGCGCGGGCCCGCGGTCTCAACGCCGTGATGATGGGGGACGAGACGGCGGCCGGGCTCGGCGTCGACGTCACCCGGCTGCGGCGCGAACTCTTCGTCGTGACCAGCGTGTTGACCGGAATCCTGGTCGCGGTCTCGGGCGCCATCGCCTTCGTCGGCCTGATGGTGCCGCACGCCTGCCGGCTGCTCGTCGGCGGCGACCACCGCAGGCTCCTGCCGATCTCGGCGCTGTTCGGCGCGCTGCTGCTCGTCATCGTCGACATCGTGTGCCGCACCGCACTCGACACCCAGGAACTGCCGGTCGGTGTGGTGACCTCGCTGATCGGTGCCCCCGCTCTGCTGTATCTGCTCGACCGGCGCCTGGAGGCCCGTGGTGAACATCGACATTGAGGGGTTGAATGTCTCCTACGCTCGGCGCACTGTCGTCTCGGGCGTCCACCTCATCGCCGCCGAGGGCGAGGTGGCAGGCCTTGTCGGGCCGAACGGCAGCGGGAAGTCGAGCGTGCTGCGCACGGTGTACCGGCATCTGCGACCGGTCGCGGGACGGGTACGCGTCGCGGGCCGCGACATCTGGGAGCTGACGCCCGCGGAGGCCGCGCGCAAAGTGGCGGCCCTGCCCCAGGAGCGCGGCGGCGACTTCGAGTTGACGGTGCGTGAGGTCGTGGCAATGGGCCGGACCCCGTACAAACGACTCTTCGCGGGCGACGACGACAACGACCGTGCGAAGGTGGCCGCCGTCCTTGAACAGGTCGGCATGGCGCAGGCCGGCGGGCGTTCCTTCTCGGCGCTCTCCGGTGGTGAACGGCAGCGGGTCCTGCTTGCCCGGGCGCTCGCCCAGGACCCGGAGGTGCTCGTCCTTGACGAGCCGACCAACCATCTGGACGTGCTGCACCAGGTGGAGCTGCTCGCCCTGCTGCGTGCCCAGCGCCGCACGGCCCTGGTCTCCCTGCACGACTTGAACGCCGCGGCCTCGGTCTGCGACCGGCTGCATGTCCTGCACCAGGGAAGGGTGGTGGCCTCCGGGCCGCCGCGTGAGGTGCTGACGTCGGAACTGCTCGCGGAGGTCTTCGGCGTTCGGGCCGCCGTGGTTGAACACCCCCTGACCGGCGACCCGTTGATCGCCATCGACCACCGTGCTCCGGCAGACGCCACGGGCGCCGCCGCGGCCACAAAGGCCGCGGCATCCGTCGCGCCCGCCGGCTGAATGAGCCGGGCCGGGAGAGGTCAGCGGGAGGCGGATGGCGCGGGCGCGGCGTCGGTGCCCGGCGGCTCGTGCTCCGGTACGGGCCGCCGCAGGCTGAGCAGCAGGACCGCGACGCAGGCGGCCGCGGCCGAGACGGCAAGCGCGGAGCGGGCGGCGCCCGCGATGCCCCAGACCGCGGTGGCCAGGGCGGGCCCCACGGCGAAGCCGAGACTGCGCGACAGCTGCACGACGGAACCGGCCGTGCCCACCGCGCCCGGCGGTGCCGAGCTCATCACCAGGGTCTGCACCGGGCCGCCGTACAGACCCATGCCCGATCCGGCGATGGCCAGGCGCCAGGCGATGTCCCCCCACGTCAGGCTGTCGTTGCCCAGTGGGAGCAGAAGTGCGAGGCCCAGTGCGGTGATCGCGCTGCCGGTGAGCGCGGTGGCCTGCGGCCCGTACCGGTCGGCGAGCCGTCCGCCCAGCGGGCCCATGAGCCCCATGGCGAGCGGAAAGGACAGCATGGTCAGCCCGGTGGCGGTCGCGGAGAGGCCGCCCTCGCGCTGCAGCCGCAGGGCCATGACGAAGTGCATGGAGGCGAAGCCGGCGGCGATGGCGAACACCGCCGAGTTGATCCGCTGCGTCCCGGAGGCGCGCACCACGTCGCAGACCTGCCGGCCACCGGTGCCGCGCAGCCACCACGCGAGCGGGGGCAGCGCGGCCACCGCGAGGAGCAGCCACCCTGGGGACTCCGATGCAAGGGACAGGGAGAGCAGAAGCGCGGCCAGGCCGCTGCCGACGAGAGCGGCGTCGGCGAGCAGCCGCCCGCCGGGAGCGTGCAGCTTGCCCGCGCGGGGGAGCAGCCGTGCGGCCACCAGCAACGCCCCGATACAGACGGGGAGTTTGACGATGAACACCGCGCGCCAGCCGAACGCGTCCAGGAGCATGCCGCCCACGGGCGGTCCTGTGACGGCTCCCAGCGGGCCGAGCGTGGCGGGCACGCTCATCGCCCGGGCGCGCAGCTTCGGCGGCACCGCGCGCATCGCGAGTACGGGCATGAGGACGAACAGCATGGAACCGAAGGCCCCTTGGGCGATCCGGGTCACGGTCAGCCAGGCCATCCATGGCGCGGCCGCGCTGAGCAGTCCGCACACGGCGAATCCGGTGACGGAGACAAGGACGGCGGGCCGCAGCCCGATCTTCGCGCCGGTTCCCCTGCCGTCCAGCCAGCGGCCCGCCGGCAACAGCAGGGAGACGACCGCGAGTTGATAACCAAGGGCCGCCCACTGCGCCATCGAGGGCGAGACACGCAGGTCACGGGATATCTCGGAGAGGGAGACATTGACGACGTTCATGTCGAGCATCGCCACGAACGACAGCGAACCGGCGACGGCGACCAGCAGCCGGCGGCTGCGTCCCTCCGCGGCCGGTAACGTCGTCCCCCGCGAGGCGTCCCGCGCGTCGTGCGTCATCAACGATTCCCTCCGAGTCCCTCCGAAGCCGCCCTTCTCCGGCGGAAGGGCGCGGATCGGCGGGCTCCGTAACAGTGGTCGGCTGCTGGAGAGGATAAGTTCCCGGGGCCGTGGCCGAGTTGACCCTGAACGCCCTGGTCGGCGGCGGCCGTTCCATCGCGGACGGTCGGATCGGGGGGTGCCGGAGTTCCCGCGCCGTGGCAGGAGATTGCTCACGTGTGGGATGCGGGCGAAGCCTGGCGGCAGCGGTCGTCTCCCGTGCCAGCATGTGCTCACCGGGCCATGCGGGAGATCAGCCCGTCCGGGCACGGCCCTTCGATGTCTGCCCGTCGGCTCGCGCCGCCCCCACCATCCCCCGCAGGGCGCCGCGAGCCGACGGGTGTCCCCGTGCAGGAGCGGAACATGAACGATTCCCAGCAGGACGCGGGCGCTGAACGGACGCTCCTGCGGCGATGGCGACCAGCCGCCGCGATGACGGGCTTCGCCGCCCTCCTCGTGGTGATCTTCGCCGTCGCGTACGCCACCGGATCGGCCGCAGGACCGGTCGCGCCCGGACTCCACCCCGGCCAGGAACAGTCCGCCGGCACCGGCGACGAGGACTCCGGCGGGGGCGGCGACGACGGCTCGGGCGACGACGGCTCGGGCGACGACATGGAAGGCGACATGAACATGGGGGAGGGGCACTGATGGCGGCGGGACTTGCGCAGCCGACCGAGATCACCACCGATCTGGTCGTCGGCGGCATGACGTGCGCGGCCTGTGTGAACCGCGTCGAGAAGAAGCTCGGCAAACTGGAAGGCGTCGTCGCGACGGTCAACCTGGCCACCGGCCGGGCCCGCGTCACCCACCCCGACTCGTACGCGCCCGAGGACCTCGTCGTGGCCGTGGAGCAGGCGGGGTTCACCGCGTCGCTCCCGGAGCCGCCCGCCGCGGAAACCGCCGAAGGAGCGGGGGCGGCGCCGCGTGACGAGGCCGCCGATGAGGCGACCCGGCAGCGCGATCGCCTCGTGGTCACGGCCGTACTCGCCGTACCGGTGCTGGTCCTTTCCATGGTCCCTGCCCTGCAGTTCAGCAACTGGCAGTGGCTGTGCTTCGCGCTGGCCGCACCCGTGGCCGTGTGGAGCGCGGCGCCGTGCCACCAGAAGGCCCTGCGCGGCCTTCGGCACTCCGCCGCGACCATGGACACCCTCGTCTCCCTGGGCGTGATCGCGTCCTTCGCCTGGTCGACGTACGCGCTCTTCCTCGGCGGCGCGGGCGAGCCCGACATGAGCATGCCGTTCAGCCTGCTTCCTTCGGCGTCCGGCGACGTGGCGCACGTCTACCTCGAAGCGGCCGTCGCCGTACCGCTGTTCGTCCTGACCGGACGCTTCCTGGAGGCCCGCGCCAAGCACAACACCGGGGCGGCGCTGCGGTCCCTTGCCGAGCTCGCCGCCAAGGACGTCTCGGTGCGCGACGAGGACGGCGGGCGCGAACGGCGCATCCCCATCGGACAGTTGAAGGTCGGCCAGCTCTTCGTCGTGCGGCCGGGCGAGAAGGTCGCCACCGACGGGACCGTGGTCGAGGGCAGTTCGGCCCTCGACGTGTCGCTCGTCACCGGCGAGAGCGAACCCGTCGAGACGGCACCCGGCTCGACGGTGGTCGGCGCCGCGGTCAACGCCGGAGGCCTCCTGGTCGTACGGGCCACCGCGGTGGGCGATGACACCCGCCTCGCCCGCATCACCCGCCTGGTCACCGAGGCGCAGGCGGGCAAGGCCAAGGCGCAGCGGGTCGCGGACCAGGTGGCCGGGGTGTTCGTGCCGGTCGTGCTCGCCCTCGCCGTCACCGTGCTCGGCTTCTGGCTCGGCGCGGGCGCCGACCCGCAGGCCGCGGTGACCGTGGCCGTGGCGGTGCTCGTCGTCGCCTGCCCCTGTGCGCTGGGGCTCGCCACGCCCACCGCCCTGCTCGCCGCGACCGGCCGCGGCGCCCAACTCGGCATCCTGGTCAAGGGACCCCGGGCCCTGGAGACGCTGCGGGGCATCGACACCGTCGTACTGGACAAGACCGGCACCCTCACCACGGGACGCATGCGCGTGGCCCGGGTGACGGCGGAACCCGGCGGCATCGGGGACCGGGCGGTGCTGCGTCTCGCGGGCGCCGTGGAGCAGGGCTCCGAGCATCCGCTGGGCAAGGCGATCGCCGGGCACGCGGAGCAGGCGGAGCCCGGTGAGCCGCTGCCCCGGATGACGGACTTCACCGCCAGTGTCGGCGCGGGCGTGGCCGGACGGGTCGATGAGCGGCACGTCGAGGTGTGCGCACCGGGCGACACCCCGCTCTCCGAACCACTGGCCGCCGCGCTCGCCGCGGCCGAGGACGCCGCGCACACCCCGGTCCTCGTCCGGGTGGACGGCAGGCCCGAGGCGGTGATCGCCGTCGGCGACACCCTGCGGCCCGAGGCCTTCCGGGCCGTGGACCGGCTGCGCCGCCTGGGGCTGCGGACCGTCATCGCGACCGGTGACCGGGACGCGACCGCACGGGCCGTCGCCGCCGAACTCGGCATCCCCGAGACCGATGTGCACGCGCGCTGCACCCCGGAGGACAAGG
Proteins encoded in this region:
- a CDS encoding GlxA family transcriptional regulator yields the protein MTTAGGGTSGIDLAMSLMSEDIDQERAVRVSTELVSYPRRPGGQLQFVPWAPPTVEHPVLRGTLQWISDNLRADLSGRSLAERAGVSPRHINRLFASHAGMSPRRYVESARVGAARRMLERPEQPGGLEEIAKGAGFSTLESMRVSFRRVLQVAPGEYQERFGASPPPE
- a CDS encoding ABC transporter substrate-binding protein yields the protein MRVRVWCGAMAALALLATGCGGGGSDDPGKAGGSAGDPVRATDCKGRVTTFDSTPTKIVTSNAAALELLLRLGVGDKVIGTGFPPGKGAFKGDLDAQAREVPVLSKAVIPKEKLLGSGADVFIDAFGPMNMGGAGGLPTDEEFKAAGIKHISLKSTACASTRKKPATDLDTVKADITTFGAVTGKSDRAAELVASMERKVTSVQKAVGKVPAKDRPSYFFFDYDAGTKQPMAICNKQIGNAVITLAGARNIFADCAGTFRPVGWEDVVAKNPDWIQLAVRNRGSEAETRKAFDDARKWLENNPATKELKAVKEGKFLRIGSEETTIAGVGNADTVEEIATALYPGKVRAAEQ
- a CDS encoding iron ABC transporter permease produces the protein MPLLTLNRKATRAPAAEPVARTLRPGVLAALLGAALLLALTGAVSWGSTDIPPDQVWSAVLRRLTGQPARPGTSDLIVWQLRLPRALLAAAVGAGLGLVGTAVQALVRNPLADPHLLGISNGASLGAVAAIVLGAGAGGTLGLGLSGAAFSGALATFALVWLIARRGGNFSPLRLVLAGVGIGQFLAGFTSYLVLQAGDEQQTQSVLFWLMGSLSGANWSTLAVPAIAVPVALLLLQARARGLNAVMMGDETAAGLGVDVTRLRRELFVVTSVLTGILVAVSGAIAFVGLMVPHACRLLVGGDHRRLLPISALFGALLLVIVDIVCRTALDTQELPVGVVTSLIGAPALLYLLDRRLEARGEHRH
- a CDS encoding ABC transporter ATP-binding protein is translated as MNIDIEGLNVSYARRTVVSGVHLIAAEGEVAGLVGPNGSGKSSVLRTVYRHLRPVAGRVRVAGRDIWELTPAEAARKVAALPQERGGDFELTVREVVAMGRTPYKRLFAGDDDNDRAKVAAVLEQVGMAQAGGRSFSALSGGERQRVLLARALAQDPEVLVLDEPTNHLDVLHQVELLALLRAQRRTALVSLHDLNAAASVCDRLHVLHQGRVVASGPPREVLTSELLAEVFGVRAAVVEHPLTGDPLIAIDHRAPADATGAAAATKAAASVAPAG
- a CDS encoding MFS transporter; the encoded protein is MTHDARDASRGTTLPAAEGRSRRLLVAVAGSLSFVAMLDMNVVNVSLSEISRDLRVSPSMAQWAALGYQLAVVSLLLPAGRWLDGRGTGAKIGLRPAVLVSVTGFAVCGLLSAAAPWMAWLTVTRIAQGAFGSMLFVLMPVLAMRAVPPKLRARAMSVPATLGPLGAVTGPPVGGMLLDAFGWRAVFIVKLPVCIGALLVAARLLPRAGKLHAPGGRLLADAALVGSGLAALLLSLSLASESPGWLLLAVAALPPLAWWLRGTGGRQVCDVVRASGTQRINSAVFAIAAGFASMHFVMALRLQREGGLSATATGLTMLSFPLAMGLMGPLGGRLADRYGPQATALTGSAITALGLALLLPLGNDSLTWGDIAWRLAIAGSGMGLYGGPVQTLVMSSAPPGAVGTAGSVVQLSRSLGFAVGPALATAVWGIAGAARSALAVSAAAACVAVLLLSLRRPVPEHEPPGTDAAPAPSASR
- a CDS encoding cation-translocating P-type ATPase translates to MAAGLAQPTEITTDLVVGGMTCAACVNRVEKKLGKLEGVVATVNLATGRARVTHPDSYAPEDLVVAVEQAGFTASLPEPPAAETAEGAGAAPRDEAADEATRQRDRLVVTAVLAVPVLVLSMVPALQFSNWQWLCFALAAPVAVWSAAPCHQKALRGLRHSAATMDTLVSLGVIASFAWSTYALFLGGAGEPDMSMPFSLLPSASGDVAHVYLEAAVAVPLFVLTGRFLEARAKHNTGAALRSLAELAAKDVSVRDEDGGRERRIPIGQLKVGQLFVVRPGEKVATDGTVVEGSSALDVSLVTGESEPVETAPGSTVVGAAVNAGGLLVVRATAVGDDTRLARITRLVTEAQAGKAKAQRVADQVAGVFVPVVLALAVTVLGFWLGAGADPQAAVTVAVAVLVVACPCALGLATPTALLAATGRGAQLGILVKGPRALETLRGIDTVVLDKTGTLTTGRMRVARVTAEPGGIGDRAVLRLAGAVEQGSEHPLGKAIAGHAEQAEPGEPLPRMTDFTASVGAGVAGRVDERHVEVCAPGDTPLSEPLAAALAAAEDAAHTPVLVRVDGRPEAVIAVGDTLRPEAFRAVDRLRRLGLRTVIATGDRDATARAVAAELGIPETDVHARCTPEDKALLVKELKAEGLRVAVVGDGVNDTVALAGADLGIAMGGGTDAAIGAADVTLVREDVLVVADAVKLARRTMGTIRANLLWAFGYNLVTVPLAMTGWLNPMVAAAAMSVSSLLVVTNSLRLRAWQPTAPHVVRGGRGPARRLEAAA